In Tsuneonella sp. CC-YZS046, the genomic window CATTGCCGCGGTTTCGCAGCGCACCAGCCGGATCAAGCTCGGCACCGGCGTGGTTTCACTGCCCTATCACAATCCCTTCACGGTGGCCGACCGTATCCGGCAGCTCGACCATATCACCAAGGGCCGCACCATTCTCGGCATGGGGCCCGGCTCGCTGCCGTCGGACGCCTATATGATGGGTATTCCCACGGCCGAGGCGCGGGACCGGATGGAGCAGGCGATCGAGCCGATCGTCCGGCTGCTGAACAATGAGATCGTGACCGCCAAGACCGACTGGTTCAACTTGCAGGAAGCCAGGCTCCAGCTCGATCCCTATAATGACGACGGCGTTGAAATCGCCGCTGCCAGCCAGGTCTCGCCGACCGGGGCGCGTGCGGCGGGCAAGTTCGGCCTGTCGATGCTGTCGATCGGCGCGACTTCGGCTGGCGGGTTCAATGCGCTGGCGTCCAACTGGGCGATCGCCGAGGAAACCGCGGCGGAACATGGCAACCAGATGGATCGAAACGGCTGGCGCCTGGTCGGACCCGTTCATGTTGCCGAAACACGCGAGAAGGCCCGCGAGAACGTCCGCTACGGGCTGGAACGGTGGATCGAATATATGTCGCAGGTTGCGGCTATTCCGCTCGCGCCACCCCCGGGCCAGGACCCGGTGGACTATATGATCGAAACCGGGTTCGGGGTGATCGGCACACCGGACGATTTCGTGGCGCAGATGAACCGGCTGTCGGAGCAATCGGGCGGGTTCGGCTGCTTCCTCAACCTGGACAATCACTGGGCGGACTGGGAGCAGACCAAGCGCTCCTACGAGCTGATCGCCCGCTTCGCGATCCCGAAGATCAACAAGCTGAATGAATCCCGCATCCGTTCGGAAACCTGGCTGCGGGAGAACAATGCCCATTTCAAGGGCGAGCTGACCGCTGCCGTGCGCTCCAAAATGGAAGAATATGCCAGGGAGAAGGGGATGGACAAGCTGTCCCCCGACCTGGTCGCGCACTTCAAGGCCAATAGCTGAAATACCTGCGGGCCGGGGGCATTCCCCGGTTCGCGCCTTTGCAACTGCAACATACCGGCATCTGCCTGGGAGAGATATGAAATGAACGCACCATTCGACTACGCTCATCCTTTCCTTACCGGCGACGTGAAAAAGCTCTTCATCGGAGGTGAGTGGGTAGATGCAAGTTCGGGCGAGACTTTCGATTGCATCGACCCTTCACGCGGGTTGGCCGCGATCAAGGTGTCGCGCGGCGGTCCCGAAGACATAGACCGCGCGGTCGCTGCGGCACGGGCCGCATTCGAGGGCGAATGGTCGAAATGGACCCCGTTCGACCGGCAGGCGCTGATGTTGAAGGCGGCCGAGGCAATCGACCGGCGCTTCGAGGATCTCGCCCGGCTGGAAACGATCGACATGGGTGCCCCGCTGGCTCGCACCGGCCTGTTCCGGCGCTGGATTCAGCAGACCTTCCGCTATTACGCGTCGCAGGCCATGAACACGCGGGGGGACATCTTCAGCAATTCCGTGCCCGGCAATTTCATGGCCTATTCGCACAAGGCGCCCGTGGGCGTCGTGGGCGCGATCATCCCCTGGAACGGGCCGATGATCACCCAGTTGTGGAGCATCTGCCCGACTCTGGCGACCGGCTGCACGCTGGTGCTCAAGCCGGCGGAGGAAGCGCCCCTCTCCACGCTGATGATGGCCGAGATCCTGCATGAGGCGGGCGTGCCTGCGGGCGTCATCAATGTGGTGCCTGGCCCGGGGCCGACGGCGGGCGCGGCGCTGGCCGGCCACATGGACGTGAACAAGATCAACTTCACCGGCTCCACCGTCACCGGACGCAAGATCATCGAGGCATCCGCCTCGAACATGAAGCGCGTCGCGGTCGAACTGGGCGGCAAGTCTCCGGACATCGTGTTTGCGGACGCCGACCTCGACGCGGCGGCCACCGGCGCGGCCATGGCCTGCTTCACCAATACCGGGCAGGTCTGCTTCGCGGGCACCCGCCTGTTCGTGGAGCGCAGCATCTATGACGATTTCGTGGAGCGCGTGGCCGAGGTCGGGCGCAAGCTGAAAGTCGGCCCGGCGCTAAGCGAGGAAAGCCAGCTCGGCCCGCTGGCGTCTCAGGCGCAGCTCGATCGGGTAACGAGCTACTTCCAGGTGGCTCGGGAAGACGGCGCGCGCCTTGTCACGGGTGGCGAGCCACTCGACATCGGCGGCGGTTTCTTCGTCCCGCCCACGGTCTATGCCGGGGTGACGAACGACATGCGCATCGCGCGGGAGGAAATCTTCGGCCCGGTGCTGGCGGCGATCCCGTTCGATACCGAGGAAGAGGCGCTCGCGCTTGCCAATGACACCATCTACGGCCTCGGCGGTGGGGTGTGGAGCCGGGATGTCGGCCGCGTCCATCGCGTCGCGCACGCAATCCGCACCGGCATGGTCTGGACCAACTGCTATGGCGTCACCGACCCTGCCGTCACATTCATCGGTACCAGGCAGAGCGGTTATGG contains:
- a CDS encoding LLM class flavin-dependent oxidoreductase, which produces MRFGAFIAPHTPTDEHPSLGLEEDMDRVVWMEKLGFDEAWIGEHHSSGWEINGSPEIFIAAVSQRTSRIKLGTGVVSLPYHNPFTVADRIRQLDHITKGRTILGMGPGSLPSDAYMMGIPTAEARDRMEQAIEPIVRLLNNEIVTAKTDWFNLQEARLQLDPYNDDGVEIAAASQVSPTGARAAGKFGLSMLSIGATSAGGFNALASNWAIAEETAAEHGNQMDRNGWRLVGPVHVAETREKARENVRYGLERWIEYMSQVAAIPLAPPPGQDPVDYMIETGFGVIGTPDDFVAQMNRLSEQSGGFGCFLNLDNHWADWEQTKRSYELIARFAIPKINKLNESRIRSETWLRENNAHFKGELTAAVRSKMEEYAREKGMDKLSPDLVAHFKANS
- a CDS encoding aldehyde dehydrogenase family protein → MNAPFDYAHPFLTGDVKKLFIGGEWVDASSGETFDCIDPSRGLAAIKVSRGGPEDIDRAVAAARAAFEGEWSKWTPFDRQALMLKAAEAIDRRFEDLARLETIDMGAPLARTGLFRRWIQQTFRYYASQAMNTRGDIFSNSVPGNFMAYSHKAPVGVVGAIIPWNGPMITQLWSICPTLATGCTLVLKPAEEAPLSTLMMAEILHEAGVPAGVINVVPGPGPTAGAALAGHMDVNKINFTGSTVTGRKIIEASASNMKRVAVELGGKSPDIVFADADLDAAATGAAMACFTNTGQVCFAGTRLFVERSIYDDFVERVAEVGRKLKVGPALSEESQLGPLASQAQLDRVTSYFQVAREDGARLVTGGEPLDIGGGFFVPPTVYAGVTNDMRIAREEIFGPVLAAIPFDTEEEALALANDTIYGLGGGVWSRDVGRVHRVAHAIRTGMVWTNCYGVTDPAVTFIGTRQSGYGVKGGPYAVDEFLAAKTVWMNLA